Part of the Cryptosporangium arvum DSM 44712 genome, GTCGTCCACCGACGCGAGCAGCGCCGCGTCCCGGGCGGTCGGCGACTGACCGACCGCGGTGGTCTCGGTACGCAGGCCGCGCTGGAAGTCCGGGAACCCCTGGAACCCCAGCCGGGTCGCGAACCGGACCACGGTCGGACCACTGACCCCGGCCCGCAGCGCCAGCCGCGCGACGGTCTCGAACCCCGCGGCCGGATAGTCGGCCAGCAGCACCCGGGCGACCTTCCGTTCCGCCGGGCTGCATTCACCTAGTCGTTGTCGGATCACGTCCGCCAACGTTTCGTCAAGAACTCGCTCGATCACGACGCCTCCCCCGCGCCCGATGTCCGACCCGCCGTTGGGTGTCCCCCGACACGCCTGCGGCGTGGTGCCCCCGTCAAGCTCTGACGGACGAAGACTTCTTAACGGCATTTATCGGACGTTTGACCGAGAAACTGTGCGCGGCGAGGGCGTGCCGACGTGGCACCGCCGAGCCGATGGGTCACGATTCGCTCATGTCCACCTCCACCCTCATCGGACTGATCGTCGTCGCGCTGGTCTGTCTTTCCGCCGGGGTCGCCGCGGGCTGGTTCGCCGCCCTGGCCCGGAACGCGGCCGACACCGCCGGGCTCCGCGCGACGATCGAGGCGTCGAAGGCCAACGAGGACCGGCTGGAGCACGCGCTGCGGTCGGTGACCACGGAGGCGATCGAGCGCAACAACACCGCGTTCTCCCAGCTCGTCGGTCCGATCCGGGAGAGCATCGCGAACGTCGAGCACACCGTCGTCGAGCTGGAGAAGGACCGGGCCGTCGCGCACGCGGCGCTGCGTGAGCAGGTCAACGCGATGCAGCAGACCGGCGAGAAGCTCCGGGTCGAGACCGGGCAGCTGGTGTCGGCGCTGAAGGCGCCCCAGGTCCGCGGACGCTGGGGCGAGCACCAGCTGCGCCGGATCGTCGAGGTGGCCGGCATGGTCGAGCACTGCGACTTCGTCGAGCAGGCGGTCTCCAACACCGAGGACGGCATCCTGCGGCCCGACCTCGTGGTGACGCTCGCCGGCGGGAAGAACGTCGTCGTGGACGCGAAAGTGCCGTTCGCCGCCTACCTGGAGGCGATGGAGGCTCGCGACGAGCAGGCGCGCAACTCCCGGATGGAGGCGCACGCCCGGCACCTGCGCATGCACGTCGAGCAGCTCTCGGCGAAGTCCTACTGGCAGCGGTTCGAGCCGACGCCCGAGTTCGTCGTGCTGTTCGTACCGGCCGACACGTTCCTGGACGCCGCGCTGCAGCGGGAGCCGAACCTGCTCGAGCACGCGTTCAGCCGCAACATCGTCGTCGCGACGCCGTCGACGCTCGTCGCGCTGCTGCGCACGATCGCGTACACGTGGCGGCAGGAGGCGCTGGCCGAGAACGCGGCGGCGGTGCACGCGCTGGGGCGCGATCTCTACCAGCGGCTGTCCACGATGGGGGGTCACGTCGACAAGCTCGGTACCGCGCTGGGCGCGGCGGTCGCGCGCTACAACGACGCGGTCGGTTCGCTGGAGGCGCGCGTGCTGGTGACCGCCCGGCGGTTCACCGACCTGCAGGTGGCGACGAGCGACATCGCGCCGCCACGACAGGTGGACGCCGTGCCGCGGGCGCTGCAGGCCCCGGAGCTGGTGCCGCCGGGGTGACCTTCCCGGCTACCGCCGGAACCCGGAGATCAGCCCCTGCAGATCGGCCGCCATGCCGGCCAGCTCTCCGGCCGACGAGCGGGAACCCGCCGCCTGGTTGCTTATCGACTCGGCCGTGTCGGCGACGCCGCGGATCGTCGAGGCGATGCTCATCGTCCCGCTCGCGGCCTCGGTGACGCTGCGGTTCATCTCGGTCACGGTCGCGCTCTGCTCCTCGACCGCGGCCGCGATCGTCGTCTGGAACTCGTTGATCTGATGGATGACGTCGGCGATCGCGGCGATCGCGGCGACGGCCCCCTCGGTGTCGGCCTGGATCGCCGCGACGCGTTGTGCGATGTCGTCGGTGGCCCGCGCGGTCTCCTGAGCCAGGTCCTTGACCTCACCGGCCACGACCGCGAAGCCCTTGCCGAGGTCACCGGCCCTGGCGGCCTCGATCGTGGCGTTCAGCGCCAGCAGGTTGGTCTGCTCGGCGATCGAGGTGATCACCCGGACGACCTCGCCGACCTGGGCGGACGACGTGCCGAGGCGCTCGACCGTGTCGCGGGCGTCGGACGCGTTGCGCACCGCCGAGGACGCCACGTCGGCGGCCCTGGCCGCGTTCTGGGCGATCTCCGAGATCGAGGCACCCATCTGCTCCGAGCCGGCCGACACCGCCTGGACGTGCGTGGACACCTCTTCGGCCCGGTGCGCGACCGAACCGGCGGTCGACGCGGCCCCGGACGCGCTCCCGCTGATCTGCTCACCGACGGTGGCCAGGTCGGAGGAGGACGCCGACAGCCGCTGGGCCGAGGCGCCGATCGCGGCGACCATGCCGTTCAGGCTGTCCATCGCCCGGTCGAACTCGGTGCCGAGCCGGCCGAGTTCGTCACGTCCGGTCAGGCCCGACCGCCGGGACAGGTCGCCGCCGGCCATCCCGACGACGACGTGCTCGAGCGAGCCGAGCCGCGTGACCATCGACCGGATCAGGGCAGCCGCCACCGCCAGCACCACGAACCCGAGCAGCACGTTCGTCAGCACGATCGCGAGCAGCGCGTCGCTGCGGGCGGCGTCCACCTGGGCGGCGTCCCGGTCGGCCTGCGCTTCGACGCCGTCGGCGACGACCGGCAGGGCCTCCTCGACCGCGGTGAACGCCTGGTTGAACGTCGGCAGCTGGGTCCGGGCCGCCACCGGGTCGGTCGCCGCGGCGTCGATCAGGGCACGGGCCCGGGCGACGTAGGTGTCGATGGCCGCGAGCGAGCTCTCGGCCGCTGCCGTGACCGCGGGCGAGACCCCGGCGTCGCGGACCTGCTCGACCAGCTTTTTCAGCTCGGCCGAGTGGTCGGCGAACTCGCCCCGGACCTCGGAGAGGTTCGCCTGGGGGTCGACGAGCGCGAGCAGCACGTCGCCGCGGATCGCGTCGTGGTCCATGTCCGCCTGGAGCGTGGCCCTGGTCAGCACGTTCGCCGCCAGCACCCGCTCGGCCGAGTCGTGCGCCTCGGACAGGCCGTGCACACCGGCCACCCCGACGCCGACCGCACCGACGACCGCGAGCAGACCCAACGCGGAGAGCTTCTGGCCCACCGAGCGGTCAGCAAGGAAC contains:
- a CDS encoding methyl-accepting chemotaxis protein, which encodes MSLSSFLADRSVGQKLSALGLLAVVGAVGVGVAGVHGLSEAHDSAERVLAANVLTRATLQADMDHDAIRGDVLLALVDPQANLSEVRGEFADHSAELKKLVEQVRDAGVSPAVTAAAESSLAAIDTYVARARALIDAAATDPVAARTQLPTFNQAFTAVEEALPVVADGVEAQADRDAAQVDAARSDALLAIVLTNVLLGFVVLAVAAALIRSMVTRLGSLEHVVVGMAGGDLSRRSGLTGRDELGRLGTEFDRAMDSLNGMVAAIGASAQRLSASSSDLATVGEQISGSASGAASTAGSVAHRAEEVSTHVQAVSAGSEQMGASISEIAQNAARAADVASSAVRNASDARDTVERLGTSSAQVGEVVRVITSIAEQTNLLALNATIEAARAGDLGKGFAVVAGEVKDLAQETARATDDIAQRVAAIQADTEGAVAAIAAIADVIHQINEFQTTIAAAVEEQSATVTEMNRSVTEAASGTMSIASTIRGVADTAESISNQAAGSRSSAGELAGMAADLQGLISGFRR
- a CDS encoding DNA recombination protein RmuC, translated to MSTSTLIGLIVVALVCLSAGVAAGWFAALARNAADTAGLRATIEASKANEDRLEHALRSVTTEAIERNNTAFSQLVGPIRESIANVEHTVVELEKDRAVAHAALREQVNAMQQTGEKLRVETGQLVSALKAPQVRGRWGEHQLRRIVEVAGMVEHCDFVEQAVSNTEDGILRPDLVVTLAGGKNVVVDAKVPFAAYLEAMEARDEQARNSRMEAHARHLRMHVEQLSAKSYWQRFEPTPEFVVLFVPADTFLDAALQREPNLLEHAFSRNIVVATPSTLVALLRTIAYTWRQEALAENAAAVHALGRDLYQRLSTMGGHVDKLGTALGAAVARYNDAVGSLEARVLVTARRFTDLQVATSDIAPPRQVDAVPRALQAPELVPPG